A stretch of DNA from Silvanigrella paludirubra:
TTAATTGCTACAGTAAATCGTATCTGGAGAAAACTAATGGATAAGAAAGAAACAAACAGAACGAGTGAATTAAATGAGACGGATGACGATACAGACATGGCATCTTAGTTTAAACGGAGTTTTTTATGGCTATTAATGTTCTTATTGTTGATGATTCCCCTACAGTTTGTGCAATGCTTTCTCAAATTATGGGAAATGCAGGGTTTAACGTTGTTGGTATTGGGAAATCAGCTGAAGAAGGGCTAGAATTGGCCGCAAAACTAAAACCTGATGTAATTACATTAGATATAGAAATGCCAGGAAAAAGTGGCTTACAAGCACTGCCTCTTATGCAAAAAACTTGTGATGCCGCAATAATAATGTGTTCAACTCTTACAAATCAGGCTGCTCAAGCGACTTTACAATCTCTTGAAAAGGGAGCTTTTGACTACATCCCTAAGACAGAAATTGGAAAATCATTTACTCCTGATATGTTAAAAGAAAGAGTAACAAACGCTTATGCTTTTGTTACTCAAAAGCGTAAAGGTGAATCAAATTATAAACCAAGTGTTCCCATAGCTTCTTTGCCACACCAAACTGTCAAAGCAATCGTTATTGGTGTATCAACTGGAGGGCCAGCTGCTCTACATAAATTATTTAATGCTTTGCCTGTAATGCCAGTTCCTATTGTTGTTGTTCAACATATGCCAGCAGCCTTTGTTGCTTCGTTAGCAGAAAGAATTGCACAACAAACAAAACATAAAACATCTGTAGCAAAAGAAGATTATACTTTAGTGCCTGGTGAAATATGTTTTGCACCTGGTGATTTGCATGTTTTATTTAAAAAAATGGG
This window harbors:
- the cheB gene encoding chemotaxis-specific protein-glutamate methyltransferase CheB yields the protein MAINVLIVDDSPTVCAMLSQIMGNAGFNVVGIGKSAEEGLELAAKLKPDVITLDIEMPGKSGLQALPLMQKTCDAAIIMCSTLTNQAAQATLQSLEKGAFDYIPKTEIGKSFTPDMLKERVTNAYAFVTQKRKGESNYKPSVPIASLPHQTVKAIVIGVSTGGPAALHKLFNALPVMPVPIVVVQHMPAAFVASLAERIAQQTKHKTSVAKEDYTLVPGEICFAPGDLHVLFKKMGSRLYCGLSEEPRNILHKPSADVLFQSAAEVMGKELLGVILTGMGRDGADGGKTVRSRGGMILAESKSSCVVYGMPKAAIEARTANFEFDLQDMAAAITKIVTGKTI